A stretch of Halogeometricum sp. S1BR25-6 DNA encodes these proteins:
- the lrp gene encoding HTH-type transcriptional regulator Lrp, whose translation MAYENLDKQLINALIGNGRASLRSLSEELDVSVTTVSNHISDLEDEGVISGYTPILNYDELGYEVTAVLQLKVEGQALSDVVTRLQGHKQITTVYETTGEFDIIGIGSFRDTEDVNQTIKQLLNDATVRQSSTAIILNKPVENQQFELDVESSN comes from the coding sequence ATGGCATACGAAAATCTTGACAAACAGCTCATCAACGCGCTTATTGGGAATGGACGAGCGAGTCTGCGAAGTCTCTCTGAAGAGCTAGATGTCTCAGTGACGACGGTCTCGAATCACATTAGCGATCTCGAAGATGAGGGGGTAATTAGCGGGTATACGCCGATTCTGAACTATGACGAGCTTGGGTACGAAGTGACCGCCGTGCTGCAGCTCAAAGTGGAGGGGCAAGCGCTCTCGGATGTGGTGACACGACTACAGGGACACAAACAGATAACAACCGTCTACGAAACGACGGGTGAATTCGACATTATCGGTATTGGCTCATTTCGTGACACAGAGGACGTTAACCAGACAATCAAGCAGCTACTGAACGATGCGACTGTCCGGCAGTCCTCAACTGCGATCATACTAAACAAACCAGTAGAGAATCAGCAATTCGAGCTTGACGTTGAGTCATCGAACTGA